ACATGaagttgagtgtgtgtgcatgtgtgtgtgtgcatgtgtgctgagCCTGGCTAGATCTTTCCTGTGTCCTGCCTGCCCCCACCCTGCTCAACTCTTGGGATTCAGCCACTATCCTAAAGAAAACAGCCTGGAGCCTGCAACAGGAAGTCAATGTTTGGACTGCAGAGGTGCCTCTTCCTGCCACCGCCAGCAGTCTATGAGCAGAGAGGGAGGCCAGCAGGGCTTCCTGCCCACCTGGGCTGATGCTGAATTGGTCAGGAGCCCTGCATCCTTTATCCTGGATTTTCTGACCACCTCCCAACCCCCAGACTGAGGGAGCTATGAGGCTGCCACCCCACAAGTCTCCTCCCATGAAAGTGTTCAGGACAGCGGAGATGGGGACAACCTGAGGACGTGTGAATGGGGGCTGTCGACATTCACAGAGGCCCACTGGGGGCCCTGCCTGTGCCACAGACACTCATGTGCCCAGGGATGCACTTGCAGACTGTTTGAGGCACGTTCCCACTGTGCTGCTGGCTTGTAACCTGTCTCTTACACCAACCTTTCATTTTCTGGAATCTTCTTCAGAGGGAGTACAGTTATGTAAACGGGTGTGTTCATGGCTGCTGAGAATGGACAAGAAGAAAACTAAGTCACCCGTCCACTGTCACTCGGTGGCTCTGCCTCGCTTACTGAGGTCACTGAGAGGGTCAAATTGCCTTCAcatttttttgtggttgttgtcgaaaaacaacaacaaaagaaactgcACGTggcgcacactttaatcccagtacggcgaggcagaggcaggtggacctttgtgagttcaaggccagcctggtctacagcgtgaactccaggccagccagggctacagagaaagaccctgtctcaaacaaacaaacaaacaaacaaacaaacaaccagagCATATAAGATCCAGGTTGGACTCTTGAACCTTGGACATGcacaataactaaataaaaattgtaaacaaaTGAATATAGACAAATTAATAACACCAGGGGCCTTGCACTTTCTCTTAGTACGATGGTGACTCCAGGCTGGTCCTGTCTTTTCCTAAATTTCCAGCGTGGTGTTAGAATCCAGAAAGCAGGCAAAGTAAGGTCTGCGGCCTGGGCCTGTCGGGCAGGAGTCCCCTTAGGGCCTGTCACAACCTTTTGCTACAAAGGGAAGCCCACGGCCGCTCCATATTTCTGGAGAGAGTCTGGGGTGCCAATGGCCCTTCTGAGTGTCCTTCCCTCCAGCCATTGAGATGGAAGCAGCACCCACACATACCTGAGTGTCTCCTCAGCCACGTCTCTTCCCCGGGCCCCCAGGTCCCTGTCATGTGGCCTGATCCTGATTGCTGTGGGCCTATGTACCCCAGTGCAGGGATACCCAGGTCTGTCTCTGATGGCCATATACTACTTTTTGCCTGAATGGGTCACTGGACCCATGACCTCCAAGGTTCCTGTGGTCCTGACAAAGGCTTCcttctcttccagtctctgaCACCTGGGGAATAGGACTTGAGCCAGGGAATATGTCCCTTGCTCAGGCCACATCTGCCCCCAATCCCCAGAGTCCCAGCTTCAAGTCAGGGTGAGGTCTGGGGTCACCCTTCAAGCAGTTGACACAGGATCTGCCTGAGCCTTGGAGCAGCTCCATCAGGAAGCTTGGAGAAGCTGCCCCCAGCAGGAGTTAATTAATCAAAGCTGGACGCATCTGTTGTTAATTACACCATGCCAAGGTTAACTCTTCCCTTGCTGGACCTGTCAGTTGGGAACAGCGGTGAGGACCTGACCTATCCTCCTTCCTTGTGGAAAGTGAAGTCATGAGCCAAGGAGAATGGTGTGTGCCACAGGGTCTGTGTGCGCTAGCACGCGTGTGTGCCACAGGGTCTGTGTGCGCTAGCACGCGTGTGTGCCACAGGGTCTGTGTGCGCTAGCACGCGTGTGTGCCACAGGGTCTGTGTGTGCTAGCACGCGTGTGTGCCACAGGGCaatctcagggccagctctcgCCTTCTCTCTCATTGGAAACAGTTTCTTGTTCCCAGAGATTCTCTCGGCCTCCATCTTGCTGAGGGAGTTCTGGGATGGCAGATACAGGTTTCTAGAGCCATCTTTTATGTGGACTCTGGGGAGTCAAAGCCAATTTCTCATGCTTTTGTGGCAGCGTTTTGCCTATGAGCCCATCCGGGACCGCATATCAGGTCCTGGCAGGGAGTACTGCTTTTCAGCAGTTATGCCCTTACATTTTGTCACAGGTTCCAAGGAAAGTGGAGACGGAACAGACAAACATCTTTATTTACAGCAACGAATAGCACAGACCCTCCCTCTGCCCACCCCAGCTTCCAGTCTTACTATGCCCTGTCCCACCCAACCCCACCCCAAGCCCCACCCTCTTGGGTCACTGTACGGGTCAGGCTCCTATAAGAGCCCAGCAAATGAGCTGGGGAGGAGGGTAAGGGCTGACATGGGCCAGGCAGGTGTCTTTTCACATTTTCTGTCTTCCGAGCTGGGGTAGCCGAGGGAGGCAGACACCTGGAGCAGAGGTAGAGAAGGACAGAGGCCTCACattcctgcccctcccctgccGTTCACAGTGTTCGGAGTCCTTGCAGCTAACTGGTCCTGTCTTACCAGGTTCTAGAAGCCACGTTCCTGGTCACCCACCGAGGAGAGCAGGCTTGTCGGTAACGGACCTGTTCCGCGGCTGAGATGGCTCCTCTGGCCATCCCACCTTCTCACATCTGGGCTGGGATTCTGAGGGGGCCTTGGGGTCAGGGGAGCTGTCAAGCTTCGTGTGGCAGCTCTGGGGCTGCTCTGTGGCATCAGGACGAGAAGCAGAGTCCACAGCACTCCATGCAGATCTCCAGGCAGTCTGCCGACTCGCAGCAGGCATCCACAATGCCACAGTCCAGATCGCAGGGCAGGTCGCAGTCTGCGCACTCGCCGgagccgcagcagcagcagcagaggcaggagtccTCGGAGCTGCAGGAACCGCACGTGGCACAGTCCAAGACGATGTTGCAGAGTGTCAGGAACTCACAGAACAGACAGGACAGGATGCAGTGGACGCAGCAGTCTGTGGGCGGGGGCAGGCGAGTCAGAGACAGGAGCAAGGGAGCCCCCGTCACAACAGTCCAGTTTCACCTAGTGTCTGTAGCCCCCATTGCCCCGAAAAGCAAATGGAGCTAGTGGGGGGATACCCAGTTTCTTTATAGGCACAGGAGGTGAGTAAACCAGAGTGGAACTGAAGGGAGCAAAGGCAGTCTGCATTGGGagtccttttttggggggggggtatttcgagacaggatttctctgtagctttggagcctgtcctagaacttgctctgtagaccaggctggccttgaactcacagagatccacctgtctctgcctcccgaatgctgggattaaaagtgtgcaccaccaccactctgaATCTCTGCCTTAACTGCGCTCTGATTATGTATTTAACCAAGTGGGTGAAGAGGTGTCCCAGGCACCAGTATAAGTACGGTGTAGGAAGGACACTCGCCTAAGCCTCCTATAACAACTCTACGATGTGGGCTGTAATTAGCCCCAttctacagatgaagaaactgaggcacagagattaGCCATTTAAAGATGTAGCCAAAGGGTTGGGATTTGGCTCAGTTAATAGAGTGGTTgcttagcatgcaggaggccctgggttcaatccccagcactgcagaaactgTGTGCATATGCAATTCCAGTGTTTGGGatagagaagcaggaggatcagcagttcaagatcatcctcagatACTTGGTGAGTTGGAGGTCACTCTGAGCtacgtgaaaccctgtctcaaaaaatgaaacaaataaacaacaatatACTACTCTGTCGTTGGTTACACCTCACCAATCTGTTGTGTGTCCCAGAGCcaggacaaaaaccaaacaaacaaaaacaagcaacaagAACTCAAAACAGAGGCTGCGTCAGATCCTGCCGTGCTCAGAGCTACCACAGACACCCTCAAGGGGGAGAAGCTGAGGTTCCAGGTGGGCCTCAGGCCTGGTGAGCTGTCTCTCCTGACTGCACCTTCTCCTCCGCTCTGTCCGCGCTGATCTTCTGCTGAAACTCAGGCGAAGCACGGCCGAGTGGtacctctctctctgcctggaataGTCTCACTCCTTTCTTTCCCTACTTCTCCAAATGCCATCTCCAGCAGGCTCCCCTGGAGGAGCAGAACTCTCCAGAACTCTCCTCACCCTGGCACACCCCGCTCACTGCCTGCATTCTTCTGACTTCCTAGCTCCGTCGTGGGCCACTGCACAACAGGCTTTACGTAGATGGTCACCTCacccttgccaggtggtggtggtttgaaagaaaatgacccctgAATGGAGCGGCACTgttaggaggaagtgtgtcactgtgggggtgggctttggggtctcttGTTCAAGCTTCCTTCAGTGGGGCTCAGTCAACTTTCCCTTACCTGCAAGACTAGCACTCTTGACTctcacaccacatctgcctgctcgctgccatgcttcccttcgtgatcataatggactgaacctctgaaactgtcagcgagcccccctcaattaaatgttttctttataagcactgtcgtggtcatgatgtctccttccagcaatagtaaaccctaaGTAGACACAGCTGCTGCCAGGGCAGTCACCTTGGTCTGTTATGGTCACAGATGTGTCCTAGTCCGCAGAATGCTTCTCTCCTAAGGGCACGCACACggtcctgtctgtgtgtacaagCTGTAGTCCTGCacgactgtaatcccagctcccgcaggcacaggcaagaggatcaggagttcaaggtcatcgtcGGCCACAgagaatctgaggccagcttggaccaCACAAAGTGAACACAGTAGGCCCTTATTTGACTGGTGGGCTGAGCCCTCACTGCAGAGTGGTGGACAGTAAGCCCTCCTGAGGGCCAGGCAAGGGGAACCAGAGCTGCACTTTGCTGACTAACACTGTCCAGCACCCTGTGTGGCAGCCCTGTCTTCTATGCCCCAAATGGATCCAGTAGTTCTCTTCAACTCCAGATGTGTTAAATCTGCTGTATTTAAGACTCTCAGTCCATCTCAACCGTCCCCGTGTGTCAGTAGGTCATCTTTGCGTCCCTCAACATAGTTGGCATAGTTGATAAAAACCTTCCCAGAGTCCCTGCCTCCTGGAGTCTCAGTCAACCTGTCAAATGCCAAACACACCTACTACAGATCACTTCTGAGTTCCCTATCTCGGCCTCTGTGCTGGTGTGGCTGTTTCCACGCTAATACAGCCTCTGTAGTGGGCTGTCACATGGATAACGACCCCATGTGTGCCCTATCCACAAGAGCCCAATGAGGGCATGGGCTAGGTACCTAGCATGTAGCAGGTGCCCAGAATGCACAGctgttaatattatttattttcttgcacccctgggagttgaacccagggccctgagcgtgctagacaagtgctctaccacccaGACACTTCTCTCCATCCTGCCCAGGGGAAGTCAGCTAAGGAATGACTGCCTGTCATAAATACTTTGGGCAGAATCTGCCCCAAGGGGTGAGAAGGTTTCAGAATGCCTTACTTAACAAATTCAGGGATGGTGGGGTGGGCAGGGCCCTCCCTagaaagctggctcagtggtttagagcatttGCAGTTCTTGCAGAGGGCTTGGGTTTGATTCCATCCAGTTCGGTTCTTATAGCTTCTACATGATGGCGctcaaccatttgtaattccagttccagggcttggACAGCCTCTccggcctctgagggcaccaggcacacacatggtgcacacacacatgtgcaggcaaaactctcatacacaaaaataaatacatctttctttcttttcttttttggtttttcgagacagggtttctctgtagctttggagcctgtcttggaactagctcttgtagaccaggctggcctcgaactcacagagatctgcctatctctgcctcccaagttaaaataaataaatcttaaaagcaacagcaggggctggagagatggctcagtggttaagagcattgcctgctcttccaaaggtcctgagttcaattcccagcaaccacatggtggctcacaaccatttgtaatgaggtcctcttctggcctgcaggcatacacacaggcagaatattgtatacataataaataaatatttttaaaaaaagcaacagcAATAAATGCACACATTGAATCCTGCTTGCAAGGGGCCAGGCCAGGGTCCCCCGACATGAGCAGGGCTGCGATCAGGTAGTTCCTGAACTACAGATGACTGCCCCACGATACCCGATGGGGCAAGCAGATGGCTGCCGGCTGTGAGGTCGGAGCAGAAAGCAGCTGGGTGTCTGGTCTGATAAGTTCTGGCATCCCCTGCGGAATCTTGTGTCCCCTACCCCCCATTGCTCAGCATCATTTTACGCTCTACGTTTGCTTTGATTAAACAGATGGTCCACTcctaaaggaattttttttcattttctctggtg
The nucleotide sequence above comes from Microtus pennsylvanicus isolate mMicPen1 chromosome 7, mMicPen1.hap1, whole genome shotgun sequence. Encoded proteins:
- the Mdfi gene encoding myoD family inhibitor isoform X3, whose translation is MSQVSSQCPALCDAPHGVPSATLDPAQTMSLLPGLEVAAGSTHPADTSSEEGSPEEVVPCMPQDSGPGAHRTLNSTDLDVHREAVTYCCVHCILSCLFCEFLTLCNIVLDCATCGSCSSEDSCLCCCCCGSGECADCDLPCDLDCGIVDACCESADCLEICMECCGLCFSS